A single window of Mytilus trossulus isolate FHL-02 unplaced genomic scaffold, PNRI_Mtr1.1.1.hap1 h1tg000211l__unscaffolded, whole genome shotgun sequence DNA harbors:
- the LOC134701075 gene encoding uncharacterized protein LOC134701075 isoform X1 → MREISDVIIFPEMSTLTLCSFNMGSTEEETAMENKRKVVIAMDGSEHAMYALQWYKENVHRSTDYVYLIHSIELHHVLHNSKWQYSPQHNNIETVGPLIKEEHVIIQNKLEKFSQHLKDLQIDGEAKPVEAKSAGEGVVHEANELGANLIITGTRGYGKVRRTILGSVSDYIIHHSSVPVIVCHKKKEKH, encoded by the exons atgcgCGAGATTTCCGATGTTATAATTTTCCCAG AAATGTCAACATTGACTCTTTGTTCATTTAACATGGGGTCCACAGAAGAAGAAACAGCGATGGAAAACAAGAGGAAAGTAGTTATAGCAATGGATGGGAGCGAACATGCTATGTATGCATTACAAT gGTACAAAGAAAACGTCCATAGATCAACTGATTACGTGTACCTGATACATTCCATAGAGCTTCACCACGTgcttcataattcaaaatggcAGTATT CTCCACAACATAACAACATTGAAACTGTAGGACCATTGATAAAAGAAGAACATGTaatcattcaaaataaattggaaAAATTCTCACAGCATCTTAAAGATCTCCAG attgATGGCGAGGCTAAACCAGTTGAAGCCAAAAGCGCGGGAGAAGGTGTTGTGCACGAAGCAAATGAACTGGGTGCCAATTTAATCATTACTGGTACCCGAGGATACGGGAAAGTTCGTCGCACAATTCTGGGAAGTGTTAGTGACTATATCATACACCATTCTTCAGTGCCTGTTATTGTTTGtcataaaaagaaagaaaaacattga
- the LOC134701075 gene encoding uncharacterized protein LOC134701075 isoform X2 gives MSTLTLCSFNMGSTEEETAMENKRKVVIAMDGSEHAMYALQWYKENVHRSTDYVYLIHSIELHHVLHNSKWQYSPQHNNIETVGPLIKEEHVIIQNKLEKFSQHLKDLQIDGEAKPVEAKSAGEGVVHEANELGANLIITGTRGYGKVRRTILGSVSDYIIHHSSVPVIVCHKKKEKH, from the exons ATGTCAACATTGACTCTTTGTTCATTTAACATGGGGTCCACAGAAGAAGAAACAGCGATGGAAAACAAGAGGAAAGTAGTTATAGCAATGGATGGGAGCGAACATGCTATGTATGCATTACAAT gGTACAAAGAAAACGTCCATAGATCAACTGATTACGTGTACCTGATACATTCCATAGAGCTTCACCACGTgcttcataattcaaaatggcAGTATT CTCCACAACATAACAACATTGAAACTGTAGGACCATTGATAAAAGAAGAACATGTaatcattcaaaataaattggaaAAATTCTCACAGCATCTTAAAGATCTCCAG attgATGGCGAGGCTAAACCAGTTGAAGCCAAAAGCGCGGGAGAAGGTGTTGTGCACGAAGCAAATGAACTGGGTGCCAATTTAATCATTACTGGTACCCGAGGATACGGGAAAGTTCGTCGCACAATTCTGGGAAGTGTTAGTGACTATATCATACACCATTCTTCAGTGCCTGTTATTGTTTGtcataaaaagaaagaaaaacattga